A window from bacterium encodes these proteins:
- a CDS encoding MCP four helix bundle domain-containing protein — protein sequence MFANMSLKFKLIGSFCIVALIVCVVGWVGYSGLKSSSRSVTQIANVDLPAVVGLTTMQWGQLRARQVAYIVMNPSLPDKMRQAYPDFLAEARRVMQEGREMYEKVPHSEAEQAVWRELMPVWESWQKDYVTFDHWAMASLSERDPQKLNKLFEEMIGFTQGQFAASAAEAMKKLQLLTEMNKKAAEEESHAAEITASRATTWASFLAIFGVLSALAFGVFLSLNLSRKINQIVDAAGEGAGQIASAATQVSAAAQGVAEGSQEQAASIEETSSSVEELSAMTKQNANNAKTVAQLMTESTSHIGRAAEGADRMDKAMREIKGASDQTSKIIKTIDEIAFQTNLLALNAAVEAARAGEAGKGFAVVAEEVRNLAMRAAEAAKNTGALIEENVSRVDGGVQIVGSLKTSLDEVTTSASKVANLVNEVAAASDEQSRGLEQINTAVTQMNQVTQQNAANAEEAASASEEAAGQAESLRDLVGDLLVVVNGSKARFGSGTTDYHSVKSTVTTSVKKVVGKAVPVSTRKPVPTPAKAIPLDDHELGKF from the coding sequence ATGTTCGCCAATATGTCTCTCAAGTTCAAGCTGATCGGATCGTTCTGCATCGTCGCCCTCATTGTCTGCGTGGTGGGCTGGGTAGGCTACAGCGGGCTGAAATCCAGCAGCCGGTCGGTTACCCAGATCGCCAATGTTGACCTTCCGGCGGTAGTTGGTCTGACCACGATGCAATGGGGCCAGCTTCGGGCCCGCCAGGTGGCCTATATTGTCATGAATCCTTCGCTCCCCGACAAGATGCGGCAGGCCTATCCCGATTTTCTGGCCGAAGCGCGCCGCGTCATGCAGGAGGGGCGCGAGATGTATGAGAAGGTTCCCCATAGCGAAGCCGAGCAAGCCGTATGGAGAGAGCTCATGCCCGTTTGGGAGAGCTGGCAGAAAGACTACGTGACATTTGATCACTGGGCGATGGCATCGCTCAGTGAGCGTGATCCTCAGAAGTTGAACAAGCTCTTCGAAGAGATGATCGGCTTCACACAAGGTCAGTTCGCGGCTTCGGCCGCCGAAGCCATGAAGAAGCTGCAGCTTCTTACCGAGATGAACAAGAAGGCGGCCGAGGAGGAAAGTCACGCGGCGGAGATCACGGCCTCACGCGCGACGACATGGGCTTCGTTTCTTGCCATATTCGGCGTCCTGTCGGCGCTTGCTTTCGGAGTCTTTCTCAGTCTGAATCTGTCGCGGAAGATCAATCAGATCGTAGATGCCGCCGGGGAAGGCGCGGGGCAGATTGCATCGGCGGCAACCCAGGTATCGGCGGCCGCGCAGGGGGTGGCGGAAGGATCGCAGGAACAGGCGGCCTCGATAGAGGAAACCAGCTCGAGTGTGGAAGAGCTGTCGGCTATGACCAAGCAGAACGCCAACAACGCCAAGACGGTGGCTCAGCTCATGACGGAATCCACGTCGCACATCGGTCGGGCGGCGGAGGGCGCGGATCGAATGGACAAGGCGATGCGGGAAATCAAGGGTGCTTCCGATCAGACGTCGAAGATCATCAAGACGATTGATGAGATCGCGTTCCAAACCAACCTGCTGGCCTTGAATGCGGCGGTCGAGGCGGCGCGGGCGGGTGAAGCGGGCAAGGGGTTCGCGGTGGTGGCCGAAGAAGTGCGCAATCTGGCGATGCGGGCGGCCGAGGCCGCCAAGAACACCGGAGCGCTGATCGAGGAAAACGTCAGCCGGGTGGACGGGGGCGTACAGATCGTTGGATCGCTCAAGACGTCTCTCGATGAAGTGACAACTTCGGCCTCGAAGGTAGCGAATCTGGTCAATGAGGTGGCGGCGGCATCGGACGAGCAATCTCGCGGACTCGAGCAGATCAACACCGCCGTGACGCAGATGAACCAAGTGACGCAGCAAAACGCGGCCAACGCGGAAGAAGCGGCCTCGGCATCGGAAGAAGCGGCCGGGCAAGCTGAGAGTCTGCGCGATCTGGTGGGAGACCTGCTGGTAGTTGTCAACGGCAGCAAGGCTCGATTCGGCAGCGGTACGACGGATTACCATTCCGTGAAGAGTACCGTGACCACTTCCGTGAAGAAAGTCGTGGGCAAGGCGGTGCCTGTTTCCACTCGGAAGCCCGTCCCTACTCCTGCCAAGGCCATTCCGCTGGATGACCACGAGCTGGGCAAGTTCTGA
- a CDS encoding chemotaxis protein CheW — translation MSGPSAPANSTTRAGKYLTFGLGKEEFGLEILRVREIIGIMHTTAVPEMPPYVKGVINLRGKVIPVIDIRLKFGMPEVERTSETCIIVVDVDGNLMGIIVDHVSEVLDIRMEEIEDAPNIGVATDNRFILGMAKVKGQVKILLDIGWVLSEAAALVEAV, via the coding sequence ACAGCACCACCCGGGCCGGGAAATACCTGACCTTCGGGCTGGGTAAGGAAGAGTTTGGGCTCGAGATTCTCAGGGTCCGCGAAATCATCGGGATCATGCATACCACCGCCGTACCGGAGATGCCTCCCTATGTGAAGGGGGTCATCAATTTACGCGGCAAGGTCATTCCGGTGATTGACATTCGTCTGAAGTTCGGCATGCCGGAAGTCGAGCGCACCTCCGAAACGTGCATCATCGTGGTGGACGTGGACGGCAATCTGATGGGGATCATCGTAGACCACGTCTCCGAGGTACTCGACATCCGGATGGAGGAAATCGAGGACGCACCGAACATCGGCGTAGCGACGGACAACCGATTCATCCTCGGGATGGCCAAGGTCAAGGGACAGGTGAAGATCTTGCTTGACATTGGTTGGGTTCTGTCTGAAGCGGCGGCCTTGGTCGAGGCCGTCTGA